A stretch of the Desulfobacter sp. genome encodes the following:
- a CDS encoding proline dehydrogenase family protein gives MLNKIISQVLPYFPQKFIWQFSKNYIAGETTQEAICASKTLNREKTMVTLDILGEFIENMDQARDNRDEYLDLIQTVEQTEVIGNYSVKPTMFGLLLDREKCYEYIRELVAKAASFNNFIRIDMENSPCVDDSIEIFRRLKNEFPQNVGLVLQAYLKRTLGDIEAMLDLRSDTAPLNFRLCKGIYVEPAAIAYKDYHEINAHYLEDLEFMFKNKVYPAIATHDRPLIQGALELIDKYNVPKENYEFQMLYGVTPKQRKKLADAGHPVRVYVPFGAHWFGYSTRRLKENPAMVNHIIKAMLGRG, from the coding sequence ATGCTAAATAAAATTATCAGTCAGGTCCTTCCATATTTTCCCCAAAAATTTATCTGGCAGTTTTCCAAAAATTATATTGCCGGTGAAACCACCCAGGAAGCCATTTGTGCATCCAAAACCCTTAACCGGGAAAAAACAATGGTCACCCTTGATATCCTGGGAGAATTCATTGAAAACATGGACCAGGCAAGGGACAACCGGGATGAATACCTGGACCTTATTCAAACGGTTGAACAGACTGAAGTAATAGGTAATTACTCTGTCAAACCAACCATGTTCGGCCTGCTTCTGGACAGGGAAAAATGCTATGAATACATTCGGGAACTTGTGGCCAAAGCCGCATCCTTTAATAATTTCATCCGCATTGATATGGAAAATTCCCCCTGTGTTGACGATTCCATAGAGATATTCAGGCGCTTGAAAAATGAATTTCCCCAAAATGTAGGCCTTGTACTCCAGGCTTATCTCAAACGGACCTTGGGGGATATTGAGGCCATGCTGGACCTGAGATCAGATACCGCCCCCTTAAACTTCAGGCTCTGCAAAGGAATCTATGTAGAACCTGCCGCCATTGCCTATAAAGACTACCATGAAATCAATGCCCATTATCTTGAAGACCTTGAGTTCATGTTTAAAAATAAGGTGTATCCTGCCATTGCCACCCATGATCGGCCATTGATCCAGGGGGCACTTGAGTTGATTGACAAGTACAATGTTCCCAAAGAAAATTACGAATTCCAGATGCTCTACGGGGTCACACCCAAACAGAGGAAAAAACTTGCAGATGCAGGCCACCCGGTCCGGGTATATGTCCCCTTTGGTGCCCATTGGTTTGGATATTCCACCCGACGGCTCAAAGAAAACCCGGCCATGGTCAACCATATTATCAAAGCAATGCTGGGCAGAGGTTAA
- a CDS encoding diguanylate cyclase, which produces MTLFKQIMMFITALLSLVLVIVFSINFNVSKSFVQNDLYQRAKNSVNSLSLSLGDVSDDVFLMETTINAMFDGGHFQRITLKDIDDKQVYGKEETLVIEGVPDFFIGFINLEAPVAKAVVFNGWNIFGSLEVQGHTGEACLRMWGIFKSLSFSFFILWTGCILVSSLMLKLMLKSLDRIREQAQAIGENKFIINPHIPSTVELKQVVLQMNKMVEPVQNNYARSIETIKEAKLLRFKDMVSGLYNKAYFVRMMQANLESQAAVSKGEVILLTIEGLPQLKEVEGYGVSEAFIKEAAGILKDKTQKIEGRVVTCIKETEFGLILPCILPENAMDMAESILKDLLKLIKKGTVLEDYLQVYASVASYTYEDNTSTIFSKLDYSMILAKNSQDNTPVHFKEKTDTLLGRGEWKTLIETAIDSNNIVFSCQPVLTLEEQTFYREIFIAMKDDHGGAFPFSRLYRWHWIVHVCHLLQAVPTPCFIK; this is translated from the coding sequence ATGACTTTATTCAAACAGATCATGATGTTTATCACGGCCTTGCTTTCCTTGGTTTTGGTCATTGTGTTCAGCATTAACTTTAATGTGTCCAAAAGCTTTGTTCAAAATGACCTTTACCAGCGGGCCAAAAATTCAGTCAACTCCCTGTCCCTTTCTCTTGGGGATGTCAGTGATGATGTGTTTTTGATGGAAACCACCATTAACGCCATGTTTGACGGCGGGCATTTTCAGCGGATCACCCTCAAGGATATAGATGATAAACAGGTTTACGGAAAAGAAGAAACCCTTGTGATTGAAGGGGTGCCTGATTTTTTTATCGGGTTTATCAATCTTGAGGCCCCGGTTGCCAAAGCCGTGGTTTTCAACGGGTGGAATATCTTTGGCAGTCTTGAGGTCCAGGGACATACCGGAGAGGCCTGTCTGAGAATGTGGGGAATTTTTAAAAGCCTGAGTTTTTCCTTTTTTATTCTGTGGACAGGGTGTATCCTGGTGTCCAGCTTGATGCTCAAGCTGATGCTCAAATCATTGGACCGGATCCGTGAGCAGGCCCAGGCCATTGGAGAAAATAAATTCATTATCAATCCCCACATCCCGTCCACCGTTGAATTAAAGCAAGTGGTTCTTCAGATGAACAAGATGGTGGAACCCGTTCAAAATAATTACGCCAGATCCATTGAGACCATTAAGGAAGCCAAGCTGCTCAGGTTTAAGGACATGGTCTCAGGCCTTTACAACAAGGCATATTTTGTCCGCATGATGCAGGCCAACTTGGAATCCCAGGCAGCGGTCTCAAAAGGCGAAGTGATTCTGCTGACGATTGAGGGGTTGCCACAGTTGAAAGAGGTCGAAGGCTACGGGGTTTCAGAAGCCTTTATAAAAGAGGCGGCCGGTATTTTAAAGGATAAAACCCAGAAAATTGAAGGCCGGGTGGTCACCTGTATTAAAGAGACGGAATTTGGGTTGATTCTTCCCTGTATTTTACCTGAGAACGCCATGGATATGGCTGAATCAATTTTAAAAGATCTTTTAAAATTGATCAAGAAAGGAACGGTACTCGAAGACTATCTCCAGGTTTATGCAAGTGTTGCCTCCTATACTTACGAAGACAATACCTCCACCATTTTTTCCAAACTCGATTATTCCATGATCCTGGCCAAAAACAGCCAGGACAATACCCCGGTCCATTTCAAGGAAAAGACAGATACCCTTTTGGGCAGGGGAGAGTGGAAAACCCTGATCGAGACAGCCATTGATTCCAATAATATTGTTTTTTCCTGCCAGCCGGTGTTGACCTTGGAAGAGCAAACCTTTTACCGTGAAATTTTTATTGCCATGAAAGATGATCATGGGGGCGCATTCCCATTTTCCCGGTTATACCGCTGGCACTGGATTGTGCATGTTTGCCATCTGCTTCAGGCAGTTCCAACGCCCTGCTTTATAAAATGA
- a CDS encoding transglutaminase-like cysteine peptidase, with translation MHKIRIFCSVFVLFLFAQMIVGASHRFYVKQAQLSKYEQNYGPRAVKRLNALLSLMDARQNDPDEEKLAAVNRFFNQIPYRTDRKNWGKSYYWASRLEFLGKGMGDCEDYAVAKYLTLTQLGVPQERLFMTYVRAKGFSEAAHMVVSYYTDRKAVPLILDNYDKRILPATQRKDLIPVYSFTGQDLFLQKQKGLGKRVDPSKVKNLQKLRSIDLEIYRG, from the coding sequence ATGCATAAGATCCGGATTTTTTGTTCTGTTTTTGTTCTGTTTTTATTTGCCCAGATGATTGTGGGCGCCTCCCACCGGTTCTATGTCAAGCAAGCCCAACTCAGTAAATATGAACAAAATTACGGCCCACGGGCTGTTAAACGCCTGAACGCCCTTTTATCCCTCATGGACGCCCGTCAAAACGATCCCGATGAAGAAAAACTTGCAGCGGTTAACCGGTTTTTCAACCAGATCCCCTACAGAACGGACCGGAAGAATTGGGGAAAAAGCTATTATTGGGCCTCACGCCTTGAATTTTTGGGCAAAGGCATGGGGGATTGTGAGGATTATGCCGTGGCCAAATATTTAACCCTGACTCAGCTAGGGGTTCCCCAGGAAAGATTATTTATGACCTATGTCAGGGCCAAGGGGTTTTCCGAAGCCGCACATATGGTGGTCTCATATTATACGGACAGAAAAGCGGTTCCCCTGATCCTTGATAATTATGACAAACGAATTCTTCCTGCCACCCAGAGAAAAGATTTGATCCCGGTCTATAGTTTTACAGGTCAAGATCTTTTTTTGCAAAAACAAAAAGGCCTTGGAAAAAGGGTTGACCCTTCCAAAGTGAAGAACCTTCAAAAGCTTAGATCCATTGATCTTGAAATATACAGGGGCTAA
- a CDS encoding EAL domain-containing protein gives MNVSADFIQDRNSFIWARNFLSAQKSLSAHLAFEMSEAVLIRYPEISLDFAGLVRGMGFSFGIDNFTINDDSLAMLQQLTPDYIKVDYAYLYDYRDQAKFKITLTMLQSITESLNIKLIGTKIETSNQLDDLKAAGIQYFQGRQVAQIQPLERHDG, from the coding sequence GTGAATGTCAGCGCGGATTTTATCCAGGACCGGAATTCTTTTATCTGGGCCAGAAATTTTCTTTCTGCCCAAAAAAGTCTGTCAGCCCATTTGGCATTTGAAATGTCAGAAGCGGTTCTGATCCGGTATCCTGAAATTTCCCTGGATTTTGCAGGTCTTGTCAGGGGCATGGGGTTTAGTTTTGGCATTGATAATTTTACCATCAATGATGACTCTTTGGCCATGCTCCAGCAGCTCACCCCTGATTATATCAAGGTGGATTATGCCTATCTTTATGACTATAGGGATCAGGCAAAATTCAAAATAACCTTAACCATGCTTCAAAGTATTACAGAGAGTCTGAATATAAAACTGATTGGTACTAAAATCGAAACCTCAAACCAGCTTGATGATCTGAAAGCCGCAGGTATCCAGTATTTCCAGGGACGACAGGTGGCCCAGATTCAACCTTTGGAGAGACATGACGGATAA
- a CDS encoding HlyD family type I secretion periplasmic adaptor subunit, producing MKKNVYSARDIQFMNSLNGAVVEKSPVNMTIVLYIIVFFVGACLVWANFAEIDEMTRGFGRVIPSYKIQVIQNLEGGIVEDILVNEGDAVKKGQVLVIIDDTGAGSSFEESNIRIVELRARSRRLNAEAAGKPFNVEENLESNYPSIVNEERKLYLANQKKLKSEVVVLKQRLRQRKISLEKATQSIRQLKLSKDMIQREMDLTEPLFKKNLVSELEYIQVKQKVVENQRELVAEINAVSSSKSQISEVQNQIQDLRAEHALAAQAELSKVVGELERLQSSRVALEDRVNRTHVRSPVNGTVKQLLINTEGGVVSPGMDILEIVPTDDKLLVEAKVKPSDIAFLYLGQDAVLKITAYDFAIYGSLEGKVDHISADTILDPAFQEEFYLVNIKTDKNYLGTEDNKKEIIVGMTVQADIITGKKTILQYIMKPILRAKYNAFREK from the coding sequence ATGAAAAAAAACGTGTACTCAGCCAGGGATATTCAATTCATGAACAGCCTGAACGGTGCTGTGGTTGAAAAAAGTCCGGTAAATATGACCATTGTCCTCTATATTATTGTTTTTTTTGTGGGGGCCTGTCTTGTCTGGGCAAATTTTGCGGAAATTGACGAAATGACCCGGGGATTCGGCCGGGTCATTCCTTCCTATAAAATCCAGGTGATCCAGAATCTTGAAGGCGGGATTGTGGAGGACATTCTTGTCAATGAGGGGGATGCGGTTAAAAAGGGTCAGGTTCTTGTCATCATCGACGACACCGGAGCCGGCTCTTCCTTTGAAGAGAGCAATATACGGATTGTTGAGCTTCGTGCAAGAAGCCGCCGGCTCAATGCTGAGGCCGCAGGCAAGCCTTTTAACGTGGAAGAAAATCTTGAGTCTAACTATCCGAGCATCGTGAACGAAGAAAGAAAACTTTATCTGGCCAATCAGAAAAAGCTTAAATCTGAAGTGGTTGTGCTCAAGCAGCGGCTGCGCCAGAGAAAGATCAGCCTTGAAAAGGCCACCCAGAGCATCCGTCAGCTCAAGTTGAGCAAGGATATGATCCAAAGGGAGATGGACCTGACAGAGCCTTTGTTCAAGAAAAACCTGGTTTCAGAACTTGAATATATCCAGGTCAAGCAAAAGGTGGTTGAGAATCAAAGGGAGCTTGTTGCTGAGATCAATGCGGTTTCCTCGTCCAAGTCCCAGATTTCAGAAGTTCAAAACCAGATTCAGGACCTTCGGGCCGAACATGCCCTGGCTGCCCAGGCAGAATTGAGCAAGGTGGTGGGTGAGCTTGAACGGCTCCAGAGCAGTCGGGTGGCTTTGGAGGACCGGGTGAACAGAACCCATGTGAGATCTCCTGTCAACGGGACGGTAAAGCAGTTATTAATCAATACTGAGGGCGGGGTTGTCTCGCCGGGTATGGATATTCTTGAAATCGTGCCCACGGATGACAAGCTTTTGGTTGAAGCCAAGGTAAAGCCTTCGGATATTGCCTTTTTATACCTTGGCCAGGATGCGGTCTTGAAGATTACCGCCTATGATTTTGCCATTTACGGCAGCCTTGAGGGTAAAGTGGACCATATCTCCGCAGACACCATCCTGGATCCGGCCTTTCAAGAAGAGTTTTATCTGGTGAATATTAAAACCGATAAAAATTATCTGGGCACAGAGGATAATAAAAAAGAAATTATTGTGGGCATGACGGTTCAGGCGGACATTATCACAGGAAAGAAAACCATTCTTCAATATATAATGAAACCTATTTTGCGTGCCAAATACAATGCGTTCAGGGAGAAATAG
- a CDS encoding response regulator transcription factor, with protein MINDAALIADKGIQTGKEMVVIDLEPGFENMGLFPEKMPLLTCPCIALSNVPAYEEAVRLMQFGIRGYGNKYMLLENFRQTVASVSAGQLWLIPFILNKFIQNMAVPGHPESDKERLAFWTKISKREKEVAQLIAKGFSNQEIADKMFVSLRTVKAHLTNIYGKTGCRDRMDLALKVNQMH; from the coding sequence ATGATCAATGATGCCGCCTTGATTGCCGACAAAGGAATTCAAACAGGCAAGGAAATGGTGGTCATTGATCTTGAACCCGGGTTTGAGAATATGGGGCTGTTTCCTGAAAAAATGCCCTTGTTGACCTGTCCTTGCATTGCGCTGTCAAATGTACCTGCCTATGAAGAGGCGGTTCGCCTGATGCAGTTCGGCATCAGGGGATATGGCAATAAATACATGCTGCTGGAAAATTTTCGCCAGACCGTTGCATCGGTATCTGCCGGACAATTATGGCTCATCCCGTTTATTTTAAATAAATTTATCCAGAATATGGCAGTTCCTGGACATCCGGAATCTGACAAAGAACGTCTGGCCTTTTGGACAAAAATCAGCAAGCGGGAAAAAGAAGTGGCCCAGCTCATTGCAAAGGGATTCTCCAACCAGGAGATTGCAGACAAGATGTTTGTCTCCCTTAGAACGGTCAAGGCCCATCTGACCAATATTTATGGCAAAACCGGATGCAGGGATCGCATGGACCTTGCCTTGAAAGTGAACCAGATGCATTGA